A single genomic interval of Dysidea avara chromosome 8, odDysAvar1.4, whole genome shotgun sequence harbors:
- the LOC136263863 gene encoding probable outer membrane protein pmp20, giving the protein MKAEEITNEIYSQKVALPGSQTGYDQVECCCVIRDRSFHSFDSAVRSLTNNMTIKIIGSNVVLNSKITVENLKNIAIIGRRNSTISCGTGAINFISCNNVTIKSVDWERCGSASNGSSYPGIRFYKSSNLIIQSCSFNSSTGQAVVFSKVSGNIHINNSVFTHNNQHRGHGAAVQYAPDGSTCTQTKLVINSCNFSYNGVSKSVIFIDGSGNRQLQVSYLQNSLFVSNEGVPIYLSQHKLHIKGDVVFRQNTVVAGGGIFSSRSIVEFKDSSNVTFYNNSANTSGGAIFLNNSTLYFGEISVVNFVNNIATSYGGAVFSISKSATLFDGNTVVIFQSNAVSRSGGALCFENSNMLFAVNSTVTFNNNTATFGGGAVFSRRYSEILFDGNTTVSFIDNDASEGGAVESYNNCRITFKGNSNVTFSRNSATYGGAVYYVSYSEILFDGNTTVEYKGNHADKNGGALNCFENCSITFDGNSKVTFSDNEARFGGAVCSRSQSEILFDGNKSMTYKINEAGVTGGAIYSQERCINIFNDNAAVAFVDNFTSNGGAVYLETNSGISFDGNSEVTFSDNEAKYGGAVHSRTHSHISFDGNTSVTYNANKASMSGAAVYSHKRCIIMFDGNSTVEFIGNSATVNGGAVYSTTYSDVSFDGNSKVTFSNNEARFGGAVYSRSYSVILFDANTTVIYKGNRVDKNGGALYSYVNCSITFDENSKVTFSDNEALYGGAVYSRNHSKMLVDGITTVKYNGNYAGKNGGAIGSHVNCSITFDGHSNVTFSDNGAKHGGAMYFRSYSQVSFHGSTTVIYTGNDASNNGGALRSYGNCNITFDGNSKVTFSDNEAKFGGAVNSGYYSQISFDGNTSVTYQFNKASISGAGIHSHLRCSILAVQNSVVTFIDNRAKDGGAVFSTSYSQISFDENTTVNYKGNNAIDNGGAINFFGNCNITFDGNSKVKFSDNQAGVGGVMYSESYSHISFNGNTSVTYDANKASISGAAIYSHKRCIIVFDNNSKVEFIGNSATVNGGAVYSTTYSDVSFDGNSTVTFSNNEARYGGAVYSRSYSEVLFHGNTSVTYKINKAGVSGGVIYSQERCINIFNDNAAVAFVDNYATNGGAVYLETNSGISFDGNSEVTFSDNEAKYGGVVYSKRHSNISFDGNTSVTYDANKANISGAAIYSDERCIIMFDDNSTVTFIDNHATDGGAVYSTTYSNVSFDGNSKVTFSNNEASLHGGAAYIHQTSNMVFVENSSVTYVNNVAVTGGAMYCKEYSWILFEGNAKVNFRSNTATNGGAVNIQKSNIKFAKRSSTRFNHNLADKNGGAIYFGNNFTMTFESESDVMFNQNNATVYGGAIYGELKQINQSSILSNTTRVEFSSNTALVGDDVYMHIQASCDEICLNSSIVGLDVTHNNPPRHLVLYNPATCINTTNTINNCDTYFVDNIMLGQNIKISACVLSFHDRPAVGVDFVVSGENHDHNLDGTKYVSIACNLFEGISVTGKEISDTTNFSIMIASYTNSDLEISVQLIAELSPCHLGYHYDNTTQKCVCYDGSDIVSCSGSTSTIKRGHWFGVVDGKSTVTVCPNNYCNFTCCETTNGFYQLSPVRMNQCSSHRSGTACGSCEEGYTLSFDSVECVSIGKCTNGQTILVIILSVIYWIVLVIAVFIMTYYHVEIGYLYVITYYYSMLEILLDQHLYASQTLYTAVSIMSSIAKVSPQFLGEFCLVKSMTGIDQEFIHYVHPLAVIIIVGIICRSARMSYKLSAFLSRGIIRVICFLLLLSYTSVATTSLLLLRSLTFNNVDKVYTYLSPDIEYFHGRHLPYVIVAALFTLMIVIGSNHCLTSFKDVTETSTEVLLLTT; this is encoded by the exons ATAGAGGTCATGGTGCAGCAGTGCAGTATGCACCTGATGGTTCAACTTGTACCCAAACAAAGTTGGTGATTAACAGCTGTAATTTCTCTTACAATGGGGTTTCCAAGAGTGTTATCTTTATTGATGGTTCAGGAAATAGACAGCTACAAGTTTCATACTTGCAAAATTCATTATTTGTTAGCAATGAAGGAGTACCTATTTATCTTTCACAACATAAACTACATATTAAAGGTGATGTGGTTTTCAGGCAAAACACAGTGGTTGCTGGTGGAGGAATTTTTAGCAGCAGATCAATTGTTGAATTTAAAGACAGCTCTAATGTCACATTCTACAATAATTCAGCAAATACTAGTGGTGGAGCAATCTTTCTTAATAATTCTACATTATACTTTGGAGAAATTTCAGTTGTAAATTTTGTAAACAATATTGCTACTTCATATGGTGGTGCAGTGTTTTCCATAAGTAAGTCTGCAACATTATTTGATGGAAACACAGTGGTAATATTTCAAAGCAATGCAGTAAGCAGAAGTGGTGGAGCTCTGTGTTTTGAAAATTCCAACATGTTATTTGCTGTAAACTCAACAGTGACCTTTAACAATAACACTGCTACATTTGGAGGAGGAGCAGTTTTCTCTAGAAGATATTCAGAAATATTATTTGATGGAAACACAACTGTGTCTTTTATAGATAATGATGCTAGTGAAGGAGGAGCTGTTGAGTCTTATAATAACTGTAGGATCACATTTAAAGGAAACTCAAACGTGACATTTAGTCGTAACAGCGCTACTTATGGAGGGGCAGTATACTATGTAAGTTATTCAGAGATATTATTCGATGGAAACACAACAGTGGAATATAAAGGGAATCATGCTGATAAAAATGGAGGAGCGCTTAATTGTTTTGAAAATTGCAGCATAACATTTGATGGAAACTCAAAAGTGACATTTAGTGACAATGAAGCAAGATTTGGAGGAGCAGTGTGCTCCAGAAGTCAATCTGAAATATTATTTGATGGAAACAAATCAATGacatataaaattaatgaagcCGGTGTAACTGGAGGTGCCATTTATTCACAGGAGAGATGTATCAACATCTTTAATGATAATGCAGCAGTAGCATTTGTTGACAATTTTACCTctaatggaggagctgtatacttAGAAACAAATTCTGGTATATCATTTGATggcaactcagaagtgacatTTAGTGACAATGAAGCTAAATATGGTGGAGCAGTGCACTCCAGAACACATTCTCACATATCATTTGATGGAAACACATCGGTGACATATAACGCAAACAAAGCCAGCATGAGTGGAGCAGCTGTTTATTCTCATAAGAGGTGTATCATTATGTTTGATGGTAATTCAACTGTAGAATTTATTGGTAACAGTGCTACTGTGAATGGAGGAGCTGTGTACTCAACAACATATTCTGATGTGTCGTTTGATGGAAACTCTAAAGTGACATTTAGCAACAATGAAGCAAGATTTGGAGGGGCAGTGTACTCTAGAAGTTACTCAGTGATATTATTTGATGCAAACACAACAGTTATATATAAAGGTAATCGTGTTGATAAAAATGGAGGAGCTCTTTATTCTTATGTGAACTGCAGCATCACATTTGATGAAAACTCAAAAGTGACATTTAGTGACAATGAAGCTCTATATGGGGGGGCAGTGTACTCCAGAAATCATTCAAAAATGTTAGTTGATGGAATAACAACAGTGAAATACAATGGTAATTATGCTGGTAAAAATGGGGGAGCTATTGGGTCTCATGTAAACTGCAGTATTACATTTGATGGACACTCGAATGTGACATTTAGTGACAATGGAGCTAAGCATGGTGGAGCAATGTACTTCAGAAGCTATTCTCAAGTATCATTTCATGGAAGCACTACAGTAATATATACAGGTAACGATGCCAGTAATAATGGAGGAGCACTTCGTTCTTATGGGAATTGcaacatcacatttgatggGAACTCAAAAGTGACATTTAGTGACAATGAAGCTAAATTTGGTGGAGCAGTGAACTCTGGGTATTATTCCCAAATATCATTTGACGGAAACACTTCAGTGACATATCAATTTAACAAAGCCAGCATAAGTGGAGCAGGCATTCATTCTCATTTGAGATGCAGCATCTTAGCTGTTCAAAACTCGGTAGTGACATTTATTGACAATAGAGCTAAAGATGGAGGAGCAGTGTTCTCTACAAGTTATTCCCAAATATCATTTGATGAAAACACAACAGTGAACTACAAAGGTAATAATGCCATTGATAATGGGGGAGCTATTAATTTTTTTGGGAACTGTAACATCACATTTGATGGAAATTCAAAAGTGAAATTTAGTGACAATCAAGCAGGAGTTGGAGGAGTTATGTACTCTGAGAGTTATTCTCACATATCATTTAATGGAAACACATCAGTGACATATGATGCCAACAAAGCCAGCATAAGTGGAGCAGCCATTTATTCTCATAAGAGGTGTATCATCGTGTTTGATAATAATTCAAAAGTGGAATTTATTGGTAACAGTGCTACTGTGAATGGAGGAGCTGTGTACTCAACAACATATTCTGATGTGTCGTTTGATGGAAACTCCACAGTGACATTTAGCAACAATGAAGCAAGATATGGAGGAGCAGTGTATTCTAGAAGTTATTCAGAAGTATTGTTTCATGGAAACACATCAGTGACATATAAAATTAACAAAGCCGGTGTTAGTGGAGGTGTTATATATTCACAGGAGAGATGTATCAACATCTTTAATGATAATGCAGCAGTAGCATTTGTTGACAATTATGCCActaatggaggagctgtatacttAGAAACAAATTCTGGTATATCATTTGATggcaactcagaagtgacatTTAGTGACAATGAAGCTAAATATGGTGGAGTGGTGTACTCCAAAAGACATTCTAACATATCATTTGATGGAAACACATCGGTGACATATGATGCTAACAAAGCCAACATAAGTGGAGCAGCCATTTATTCTGATGAGAGATGTATCATCATGTTTGATGATAATTCAACTGTGACATTTATTGATAACCACGCGACTGATGGTGGAGCAGTATACTCAACAACATATTCTAATGTgtcatttgatggtaactcaaaaGTGACATTTAGTAACAATGAAGCTAGTTTACATGGAGGTGCTGCTTATATACATCAAACAAGTAATATGGTATTTGTTGAAAACTCATCAGTAACATATGTTAACAATGTTGCAGTTACAGGTGGTGCAATGTATTGCAAAGAGTATTCATGGATATTATTTGAAGGAAATGCCAAAGTAAATTTTAGAAGTAATACAGCGACAAATGGTGGAGCTGTTAATATCCAAAAGTCTAACATAAAATTTGCAAAGAGGTCATCCACAAGATTTAATCATAATTTGGCTGATAAGAATGGTGGAGCAATATACTTTGGTAATAACTTTACTATGACATTTGAAAGTGAATCTGATGTTATGTTTAATCAGAACAATGCTACTGTTTATGGTGGTGCCATTTACGGTGAACTTAAGCAAATTAATCAGAGCAGTATCTTATCTAATACCACAAGGGTCGAGTTTAGCAGCAATACTGCTCTTGTGGGTGATGATGTTTATATGCACATACAAGCATCATGTGATGAAATTTGTTTGAATAGCAGCATTGTGGGGTTAGACGTGACACACAATAATCCTCCCCGTCATCTAGTTCTGTATAATCCAGCTACCTGTATCAATACTACCAATACAATAAATAATTGTGACACTTACTTTGTGGATAATATAATGCTTGGCCAAAACATCAAAATCAGTGCCTGTGTACTAAGCTTTCATGACCGACCTGCTGTTGGAGTGGACTTTGTGGTAAGTGGTGAAAATCATGATCATAATCTTGATGGGACAAAATATGTGTCAATAGCTTGTAATTTATTTGAAGGGATCAGTGTAACAGGCAAGGAGATTTCTGACACTACCAATTTCTCAATCATGATTGCATCATATACAAATAGTGATTTAGAAATTTCTGTCCAGCTTATAGCAGAATTATCACCATGTCACCTTGGTTACCACTATGATAATACTACTCAAAAGTGTGTATGCTATGATGGCAGTGACATTGTGTCTTGTTCTGGTAGCACATCAACCATCAAAAGAGGTCACTGGTTTGGTGTAGTTGATGGCAAATCAACAGTGACAGTTTGTCCTAACAATTATTGCAATTTTACTTGTTGTGAAACTACTAATGGATTTTATCAGCTCTCACCTGTGAGAATGAATCAGTGTAGTTCACACCGATCTGGTactgcttgtggtagttgtgaggAAGGATATACTCTCTCATTTGATTCTGTAGAATGTGTTAGCATTGGCAAGTGTACAAATGGACAGACAATACTGGTTATCATATTGTCAGTGATATACTGGATAGTTCTGGTTATAGCAGTGTTTATTATGACATACTATCATGTTGAGATTGGTTACTTGTATgttattacatactattacagtatgctGGAAATTTTACTGGATCAACATTTGTATGCATCACAAACACTGTATACTGCTGTTAGCATTATGTCTAGCATTGCTAAAGTGTCTCCACAATTTCTAGGAGAGTTCTGCTTGGTAAAATCTATGACTGGAATTGACCAAGAGTTCATTCATTATGTACATCCACTAGCTGTTATCATCATTGTAGGAATAATATGCCGGTCAGCAAGAATGTCTTACAAGTTGTCAGCATTTCTAAGTAGAGGAATTATTCGTGTAATATGTTTTCTTCTGCTATTATCGTACACTTCTGTGGCCACAACTTCATTACTGTTGTTGAGATCACTGACATTTAATAATGTGGATAAGGTTTACACATACCTGTCACCTGACATAGAGTATTTTCATGGTCGTCATCTACCATATGTTATTGTAGCAGCATTATTTACGCTAATGATTGTCATTG GTTCAAACcattgcttgaccagtttcaaggatgttacagaGACAAGTACAGAAGTTTTGCTGCTTACTACATGA